From Zavarzinella sp., one genomic window encodes:
- a CDS encoding Flp family type IVb pilin, producing MRKLTKKFVEFMKKEDGPTAVEYAVMLALIIVVCIAAITTLGSNASATFSSVASKATPVTGAAS from the coding sequence ATGCGTAAGTTGACCAAAAAGTTTGTTGAGTTCATGAAGAAAGAAGATGGCCCCACCGCAGTGGAATATGCCGTCATGTTGGCTCTGATCATCGTGGTTTGCATTGCAGCAATCACCACCCTGGGCAGCAACGCCAGTGCAACCTTCTCTTCGGTTGCCTCCAAAGCCACCCCAGTAACCGGTGCAGCCAGCTAA
- a CDS encoding Flp family type IVb pilin, with protein MRKLTKKFVEFMKKEDGPTAVEYAVMLALIIVVCIAAITTLGSNASATFSSVASKATPVTGAAS; from the coding sequence ATGCGTAAGTTGACCAAAAAGTTTGTTGAGTTCATGAAGAAAGAAGATGGCCCCACCGCAGTGGAATACGCCGTCATGTTGGCACTGATCATCGTGGTTTGCATTGCAGCAATCACCACCTTGGGCAGCAACGCCAGTGCAACCTTCTCTTCGGTTGCCTCCAAAGCCACCCCAGTGACCGGTGCAGCCAGCTAG
- a CDS encoding tetratricopeptide repeat protein — MEPPPNNPNTVQVNEVVEPVVDKEGPLSANTYNQYAYAKMDMLLRDPMQSPPQREALIGQVRQLFQQALAVEPTNVDAYIGLESLYQHTGEVEKRLEIERKLIEMHGNNGKVWERRAVRLAQERKFDQAAEAYQKAHESDPDNRMYRIHLGFTLARAKRYEEGYKWLANSMREPEARCRLAQMMLHNQDLVQARQQLQYALQIDPQHAEARQMLLSLTTAETNTPGMGDPATLPAPLQGGNFMEPVPTGMSR, encoded by the coding sequence ATGGAACCTCCACCCAACAATCCCAACACCGTTCAGGTCAATGAAGTGGTGGAACCAGTGGTGGATAAAGAAGGCCCACTTTCCGCAAATACTTACAACCAGTACGCTTACGCTAAAATGGATATGTTACTGCGTGACCCGATGCAGTCCCCACCCCAGCGGGAAGCATTAATCGGTCAGGTGCGGCAATTGTTCCAGCAGGCGTTGGCTGTTGAACCCACCAACGTCGATGCCTACATCGGCCTGGAAAGTCTTTACCAGCATACTGGGGAAGTAGAAAAACGTCTGGAAATAGAGCGAAAGCTGATTGAAATGCACGGCAACAATGGCAAAGTGTGGGAACGCCGAGCCGTGCGACTGGCTCAGGAACGCAAGTTCGATCAGGCTGCAGAAGCATATCAGAAGGCCCACGAATCCGATCCGGACAACCGGATGTACCGGATCCACCTGGGCTTCACGCTGGCACGGGCCAAGCGTTACGAAGAGGGTTACAAGTGGCTGGCAAACAGCATGCGTGAGCCCGAAGCTCGTTGCCGACTGGCTCAGATGATGCTGCACAACCAGGATCTGGTTCAGGCCCGTCAGCAACTGCAATATGCACTGCAGATCGACCCACAGCACGCAGAAGCACGTCAGATGCTGTTGTCACTGACCACTGCGGAGACCAACACACCTGGAATGGGTGACCCCGCTACCCTCCCGGCCCCACTGCAAGGTGGCAACTTCATGGAACCCGTTCCCACTGGCATGTCTCGGTAG